A part of Vulpes vulpes isolate BD-2025 chromosome 15, VulVul3, whole genome shotgun sequence genomic DNA contains:
- the SLC16A12 gene encoding monocarboxylate transporter 12 isoform X1, which translates to MAKGTRVRSTSPPDGGWGWMIVAGCFLVTICTRAVTRCISIFFVEFQSYFTQDYAQTAWIHSIVDCVTMLCAPLGSVVSNHLSCQVGIMLGGLLASTGLILGSFATSLKHLYLTLGVLTGLGFALCYSPAIAMVGKYFSRRKALAYGIAMSGSGIGTFILAPVVQLLIEQFSWRGALLILGGFVLNLCVCGALMRPITLKEDQTTPEQNHVCRTEKQDFKRVSLCSTWTKKWGQTCLCCSLQQEYSFLLMSDFVVLAISVLFMAYGCSPLFVYLVPYALSVGVSHQQAAFLMSILGVIDIVGNITFGWLTDRRCLKNYQYVCYLFAVGLDGLCYLCLPMLQSLPLLVPFSCTFGYFDGAYVTLIPVVTAEIVGTTSLSSALGVVYFLHAVPYLVSPPIAGWLVDTTGSYTAAFLLCGFSMIFSSVLLGFARLVKKMKKTQLRFLAKESDPKLQLWTNGSVAYSVARELDHKDEQSVALALSITTPHDQWP; encoded by the exons ATGGCAAAGGGAACTAGAGTTCGGTCTACCTCTCCTCCAGATGGAGGCTGGGGCTGGATGATTGTGGCTGGCTGTTTCCTTGTCACCATCTGCACCCGGGCAGTTACCAG atgtatttcaattttttttgtggAGTTCCAGTCGTACTTCACTCAGGATTATGCACAAACAGCTTGGATCCATTCCATTGTAGATTGTGTGACCATGCTCTGTG CTCCACTTGGGAGTGTTGTCAGTAACCATTTATCCTGTCAAGTGGGAATCATGCTGGGTGGCTTGCTTGCATCTACTGGTCTCATCCTGGGCTCATTTGCCACCAGTCTGAAGCATCTCTACCTCACTCTGGGAGTTCTAACAG gtcTTGGATTTGCACTGTGTTACTCTCCAGCTATTGCCATGGTTGGCAAGTATTTCAGCAGACGGAAAGCTCTCGCTTATGGGATTGCCATGTCGGGAAGTGGCATTGGCACCTTCATATTGGCTCCTGTGGTTCAACTCCTTATTGAACAGTTTTCCTGGCGGGGAGCATTACTCATTCTTGGGGGCTTCGTTTTGAATCTCTGTGTTTGTGGTGCCTTGATGCGGCCTATTACTCTGAAAGAAGACCAGACAACTCCAGAGCAGAATCACGTCTGTAGAACGGAGAAACAAGACTTTAAGCGAGTATCTCTCTGCTCCACTTGGACTAAAAAATGGGGGCAGACCTGCCTTTGTTGCTCTTTGCAGCAGGAATACAGTTTTTTACTGATGTCAGACTTTGTTGTGTTAGCCATCTCTGTTCTGTTTATGGCTTACGGCTGCAGTCCTCTCTTCGTGTACTTGGTACCTTATGCTCTGAGTGTCGGAGTGAGTCACCAGCAAGCTGCTTTCCTTATGTCCATACTTGGCGTGATTGACATTGTTGGCAATATCACATTTGGATGGCTAACTGACAGAAG GTGCCTGAAGAATTACCAGTATGTCTGCTACCTCTTTGCCGTGGGACTAGATGGGCTCTGCTATCTCTGCCTCCCAATGCTTCAAAGTCTTCCCCTGCTCGTGCCTTTCTCTTGTACCTTTGGCTACTTTGATGGTGCCTACGTGACTCTGATCCCAGTAGTGACTGCAGAAATAGTAGGGACCACTTCTTTGTCATCAGCACTCGGTGTAGTATACTTCCTTCATGCAGTGCCATACTTGGTGAGTCCACCTATTGCAG GATGGCTTGTCGATACAACTGGCAGCTACACTGCAGCATTTCTTCTCTGTGGATTTTCAATGATATTTAGTTCTGTGTTGCTTGGCTTTGCTAGACTtgtaaagaagatgaaaaaaaccCAGCTGCGGTTCCTTGCCAAAGAATCTGATCCGAAGCTGCAGCTCTGGACCAATGGATCGGTGGCTTATTCTGTAGCAAGAGAGTTAGATCACAAAGATGAGCAGTCTGTGGCTCTAGCTCTGTCGATTACAACCCCACATGACCAATGGCCTTGA
- the SLC16A12 gene encoding monocarboxylate transporter 12 isoform X2, translating into MAKGTRVRSTSPPDGGWGWMIVAGCFLVTICTRAVTRCISIFFVEFQSYFTQDYAQTAWIHSIVDCVTMLCGLGFALCYSPAIAMVGKYFSRRKALAYGIAMSGSGIGTFILAPVVQLLIEQFSWRGALLILGGFVLNLCVCGALMRPITLKEDQTTPEQNHVCRTEKQDFKRVSLCSTWTKKWGQTCLCCSLQQEYSFLLMSDFVVLAISVLFMAYGCSPLFVYLVPYALSVGVSHQQAAFLMSILGVIDIVGNITFGWLTDRRCLKNYQYVCYLFAVGLDGLCYLCLPMLQSLPLLVPFSCTFGYFDGAYVTLIPVVTAEIVGTTSLSSALGVVYFLHAVPYLVSPPIAGWLVDTTGSYTAAFLLCGFSMIFSSVLLGFARLVKKMKKTQLRFLAKESDPKLQLWTNGSVAYSVARELDHKDEQSVALALSITTPHDQWP; encoded by the exons ATGGCAAAGGGAACTAGAGTTCGGTCTACCTCTCCTCCAGATGGAGGCTGGGGCTGGATGATTGTGGCTGGCTGTTTCCTTGTCACCATCTGCACCCGGGCAGTTACCAG atgtatttcaattttttttgtggAGTTCCAGTCGTACTTCACTCAGGATTATGCACAAACAGCTTGGATCCATTCCATTGTAGATTGTGTGACCATGCTCTGTG gtcTTGGATTTGCACTGTGTTACTCTCCAGCTATTGCCATGGTTGGCAAGTATTTCAGCAGACGGAAAGCTCTCGCTTATGGGATTGCCATGTCGGGAAGTGGCATTGGCACCTTCATATTGGCTCCTGTGGTTCAACTCCTTATTGAACAGTTTTCCTGGCGGGGAGCATTACTCATTCTTGGGGGCTTCGTTTTGAATCTCTGTGTTTGTGGTGCCTTGATGCGGCCTATTACTCTGAAAGAAGACCAGACAACTCCAGAGCAGAATCACGTCTGTAGAACGGAGAAACAAGACTTTAAGCGAGTATCTCTCTGCTCCACTTGGACTAAAAAATGGGGGCAGACCTGCCTTTGTTGCTCTTTGCAGCAGGAATACAGTTTTTTACTGATGTCAGACTTTGTTGTGTTAGCCATCTCTGTTCTGTTTATGGCTTACGGCTGCAGTCCTCTCTTCGTGTACTTGGTACCTTATGCTCTGAGTGTCGGAGTGAGTCACCAGCAAGCTGCTTTCCTTATGTCCATACTTGGCGTGATTGACATTGTTGGCAATATCACATTTGGATGGCTAACTGACAGAAG GTGCCTGAAGAATTACCAGTATGTCTGCTACCTCTTTGCCGTGGGACTAGATGGGCTCTGCTATCTCTGCCTCCCAATGCTTCAAAGTCTTCCCCTGCTCGTGCCTTTCTCTTGTACCTTTGGCTACTTTGATGGTGCCTACGTGACTCTGATCCCAGTAGTGACTGCAGAAATAGTAGGGACCACTTCTTTGTCATCAGCACTCGGTGTAGTATACTTCCTTCATGCAGTGCCATACTTGGTGAGTCCACCTATTGCAG GATGGCTTGTCGATACAACTGGCAGCTACACTGCAGCATTTCTTCTCTGTGGATTTTCAATGATATTTAGTTCTGTGTTGCTTGGCTTTGCTAGACTtgtaaagaagatgaaaaaaaccCAGCTGCGGTTCCTTGCCAAAGAATCTGATCCGAAGCTGCAGCTCTGGACCAATGGATCGGTGGCTTATTCTGTAGCAAGAGAGTTAGATCACAAAGATGAGCAGTCTGTGGCTCTAGCTCTGTCGATTACAACCCCACATGACCAATGGCCTTGA
- the SLC16A12 gene encoding monocarboxylate transporter 12 isoform X3 translates to MAKGTRVRSTSPPDGGWGWMIVAGCFLVTICTRAVTRCISIFFVEFQSYFTQDYAQTAWIHSIVDCVTMLCAPLGSVVSNHLSCQVGIMLGGLLASTGLILGSFATSLKHLYLTLGVLTGLGFALCYSPAIAMVGKYFSRRKALAYGIAMSGSGIGTFILAPVVQLLIEQFSWRGALLILGGFVLNLCVCGALMRPITLKEDQTTPEQNHVCRTEKQDFKRVSLCSTWTKKWGQTCLCCSLQQEYSFLLMSDFVVLAISVLFMAYGCSPLFVYLVPYALSVGVSHQQAAFLMSILGVIDIVGNITFGWLTDRRCLKNYQYVCYLFAVGLDGLCYLCLPMLQSLPLLVPFSCTFGYFDGAYVTLIPVVTAEIVGTTSLSSALGVVYFLHAVPYLDGLSIQLAATLQHFFSVDFQ, encoded by the exons ATGGCAAAGGGAACTAGAGTTCGGTCTACCTCTCCTCCAGATGGAGGCTGGGGCTGGATGATTGTGGCTGGCTGTTTCCTTGTCACCATCTGCACCCGGGCAGTTACCAG atgtatttcaattttttttgtggAGTTCCAGTCGTACTTCACTCAGGATTATGCACAAACAGCTTGGATCCATTCCATTGTAGATTGTGTGACCATGCTCTGTG CTCCACTTGGGAGTGTTGTCAGTAACCATTTATCCTGTCAAGTGGGAATCATGCTGGGTGGCTTGCTTGCATCTACTGGTCTCATCCTGGGCTCATTTGCCACCAGTCTGAAGCATCTCTACCTCACTCTGGGAGTTCTAACAG gtcTTGGATTTGCACTGTGTTACTCTCCAGCTATTGCCATGGTTGGCAAGTATTTCAGCAGACGGAAAGCTCTCGCTTATGGGATTGCCATGTCGGGAAGTGGCATTGGCACCTTCATATTGGCTCCTGTGGTTCAACTCCTTATTGAACAGTTTTCCTGGCGGGGAGCATTACTCATTCTTGGGGGCTTCGTTTTGAATCTCTGTGTTTGTGGTGCCTTGATGCGGCCTATTACTCTGAAAGAAGACCAGACAACTCCAGAGCAGAATCACGTCTGTAGAACGGAGAAACAAGACTTTAAGCGAGTATCTCTCTGCTCCACTTGGACTAAAAAATGGGGGCAGACCTGCCTTTGTTGCTCTTTGCAGCAGGAATACAGTTTTTTACTGATGTCAGACTTTGTTGTGTTAGCCATCTCTGTTCTGTTTATGGCTTACGGCTGCAGTCCTCTCTTCGTGTACTTGGTACCTTATGCTCTGAGTGTCGGAGTGAGTCACCAGCAAGCTGCTTTCCTTATGTCCATACTTGGCGTGATTGACATTGTTGGCAATATCACATTTGGATGGCTAACTGACAGAAG GTGCCTGAAGAATTACCAGTATGTCTGCTACCTCTTTGCCGTGGGACTAGATGGGCTCTGCTATCTCTGCCTCCCAATGCTTCAAAGTCTTCCCCTGCTCGTGCCTTTCTCTTGTACCTTTGGCTACTTTGATGGTGCCTACGTGACTCTGATCCCAGTAGTGACTGCAGAAATAGTAGGGACCACTTCTTTGTCATCAGCACTCGGTGTAGTATACTTCCTTCATGCAGTGCCATACTTG GATGGCTTGTCGATACAACTGGCAGCTACACTGCAGCATTTCTTCTCTGTGGATTTTCAATGA
- the LOC112913640 gene encoding SLC35A4 upstream open reading frame protein-like, whose product MADDKDSPPKLKDLAFLKNHLECLQQRVKEEVSSGMSQDGSLLSSPFLKDFLAGYVVAKLRASAVLGFAVGTCTGIYTAQAYAVPNVEKTLRDYVRSLRKGPD is encoded by the coding sequence ATGGCGGATGACAAGGATTCTCCACCCAAGCTTAAGGACCTGGCATTTCTCAAGAACCATCTGGAATGCCTGCAGCAGCGTGTGAAAGAAGAAGTCAGCAGTGGTATGAGCCAGGATGGCTCGCTCTTGTCCTCCCCATTCCTCAAGGACTTCTTAGCCGGCTATGTGGTGGCCAAACTGAGGGCATCAGCAGTATTGGGCTTTGCTGTGGGTACCTGCACTGGCATCTACACGGCTCAGGCATATGCCGTGCCCAATGTGGAGAAGACATTGAGGGACTATGTTCGGTCATTGCGAAAGGGGCCTGACTAG